From the genome of Cytobacillus luteolus, one region includes:
- a CDS encoding DUF779 domain-containing protein: MKVTATDEALTLIEKLQMKHGSLLFHQSGGCCDGSSPMCFPREEFLIGDADILIGEIGNTPFYMSKKQYEYWKHTNLIIDVVKGRGGMFSLEGPEGVRFLIRSTIA, from the coding sequence ATGAAAGTAACAGCAACTGACGAAGCTCTTACACTCATAGAAAAACTGCAGATGAAGCATGGTTCTCTCCTTTTTCATCAATCTGGCGGATGTTGTGATGGAAGTTCACCGATGTGCTTTCCACGTGAAGAGTTTTTAATTGGTGATGCTGATATCCTTATTGGAGAGATTGGGAACACTCCGTTTTATATGAGTAAAAAACAATACGAATACTGGAAACATACAAATCTAATTATTGATGTTGTGAAAGGTCGCGGTGGAATGTTCTCACTAGAAGGGCCTGAAGGTGTTCGGTTTTTGATAAGATCTACGATTGCTTGA